TTCGCTGTCGGCACCTCGGTCGATCTCCGTACGGTGACCCGGAGCAGTGGTCGCGCGCTCGCCACCGGCGCCGCCGGCACCCTGGTCCTGGCCACCGCGTCGCTCGGCGGACTGCTGCTGGTCGGGGCCGGTTCCTAACCGGTGGGATGCGCTCCTGACGGTGCGTAGGCGTTGTGGCTGGCCCGCCCAGTTTGTCCGGCGATTCAGCTCACACTTCCCCGCCGGGCCTACCCATAACAAGGAACAACAGGTTCTATTGCGGCGCACCAGTCTGTTCCGTGCAATTTAGCTAATATTTATAGGGATGCCCCGTGTCGCCAAGTGACCTCACCCGGCTCGCCGAACTCACCGAAGCCGAAGTCAACCGCCAGTACGCGACGATGGCTTCCGAGCGCGGCAAGGTGGCCCTCGGCATCAGCACCGCCGACATCGGCGGCGGCTTCTCGCTGGTGATGCGGAACGACCCGACCGGCGGTGGCTGGAACAAGACGCTGGGTATCGGCTTCGCCGAACCGGTGACGAAGAAGCTGATCGGCGAGGTTCTCGACTTCCACCGGGAGCACGGCAGTCCGTCGGCCCAGCTCCAGATCGCACCGGAACTCCTTCCCCCGGACTGGGACGACATCCGCGACGCGTACGGGCTCACGCCGGGCGGCCACATGATGAAATTCGCCTGCGCGGTCGAGGACTTCAAGCCGAGTACGACCGACCTACGGGTCGGCCTGGTCGAACCGCAGGACATCGACAAGTGGGCGACCCTGCTCAGCGTCATCTTCGGCATG
The Micromonospora pisi DNA segment above includes these coding regions:
- a CDS encoding GNAT family N-acetyltransferase, with the translated sequence MSPSDLTRLAELTEAEVNRQYATMASERGKVALGISTADIGGGFSLVMRNDPTGGGWNKTLGIGFAEPVTKKLIGEVLDFHREHGSPSAQLQIAPELLPPDWDDIRDAYGLTPGGHMMKFACAVEDFKPSTTDLRVGLVEPQDIDKWATLLSVIFGMPEHFDSMVSGSARRSDFRPFAAWDGDEMVAGGSLFIHGEVASLNTGATKESHRNRGIQSAILTARAQAAAEAGCRWLVTETGKPGEGESNPSYNNMLRSGFTLLYPRQSWIWKPKGTVAA